One genomic segment of Suncus etruscus isolate mSunEtr1 chromosome 15, mSunEtr1.pri.cur, whole genome shotgun sequence includes these proteins:
- the SEPTIN1 gene encoding septin-1, which translates to MNLEARPLFAALNFLTLEEVGADCRCNGNSRVMDKEYVGFAALPTQLHRKSVKKGFDFTLMVAGESGLGKSTLINSLFLTNLYEDRQVPDVNARLTQTLTIERRGVEIEEGGIKVKLTLVDTPGFGDSVDCSDCWLPVVRFIEEQFEQYLRDESGLNRKNIQDTRVHCCLYFISPFGRGLRPLDVAFLRAVHEKVNIIPVIGKADALMPKETQALKQKIRAQLEEEEINIYQFPDCDSDEDEDFKRQDAEMKESIPFAVVGSCEVVRAGGTGPVRGRRYSWGTVEVENPLHCDFLNLRRMLVQTHLQDLKEVTHDLLYEGYRARCLQSLARPGARDRVSRSKLSRQSATEIPLPILPLAETEKLIREKDEELRRMQEMLEKMQAQMQQSQAQGEQSDSL; encoded by the exons GACAAGGAATATGTGGGTTTCGCTGCTCTCCCCACCCAGCTGCACCGCAAGTCCGTCAAGAAAGGGTTTGACTTCACACTCATGGTGGCAG GGGAGTCAGGTCTGGGGAAATCCACTCTCATCAACAGCCTGTTTCTCACCAACCTCTATGAGGATCGGCAAGTGCCAGATGTCAATG CTCGCCTGACACAAACACTGACCATCGAGCGTCGGGGAGTGGAAATAGAGGAGGGGGGCATTAAAGTGAAGCTGACCCTGGTGGACACACCTGGTTTTGGGGACTCAGTGGACTGCTCTGACTG CTGGCTGCCTGTGGTGCGCTTCATTGAGGAGCAGTTTGAGCAGTATCTTAGGGATGAGAGTGGCCTGAACCGGAAGAACATCCAGGATACCCGTGTTCACTGCTGCCTCTACTTCATCTCACCTTTTGGCCGGGG GCTCAGGCCCCTGGATGTAGCCTTCCTCCGGGCAGTGCATGAGAAAGTCAACATCATCCCAGTCattggcaaagcagatgccctgaTGCCTAAAGAAACCCAAGCCCTCAAGCAGAAG ATACGGGCCcagctggaggaggaggagatcaACATCTACCAGTTCCCAGACTGCGACTCTGATGAGGACGAAGACTTCAAGAGGCAGGATGCAGAGATGAAG GAGAGCATCCCTTTCGCCGTGGTGGGCTCCTGCGAGGTAGTGAGGGCCGGTGGAACGGGCCCAGTGAGGGGGCGCCGCTACTCCTGGGGTACCGTGGAGG TGGAGAACCCCCTTCATTGCGATTTCCTGAACCTGCGGCGGATGCTGGTGCAGACACACCTCCAGGACCTGAAGGAGGTGACACACGACCTGCTCTACGAGGGCTACCGGGCCCGCTGCTTACAGAGCCTGGCCCGGCCAGGGGCGCGAGACCGAGTCAGCCGGAG CAAGCTTTCTCGCCAGAGCGCCACCGAGATCCCGCTGCCCATTCTGCCTCTGGCCGAGACGGAAAAGCTGATCCGCGAGAAAGACGAAGAA CTACGCCGCATGCAAGAGATGCTGGAGAAGATGCAAGCCCAGATGCAGCAGAGCCAGGCTCAGGGCGAGCAGTCGGACTCGCTCTGA